Proteins encoded by one window of Channa argus isolate prfri chromosome 1, Channa argus male v1.0, whole genome shotgun sequence:
- the edn2 gene encoding endothelin-2, giving the protein MMIMDSFMCKTLTFFIMCMALQDGFGLPLSERAELPAQAPHPLHVRTKRCSCNSWDDKECIYFCHLDIIWVNTPSKLLPYGLGNPSSRRRRSAGRCECLNPADKTCSTFCHKSSENPEIDVVGTLGKSENMNRSKLLSSLRSMFKSNMAILSSKDWSQQT; this is encoded by the exons atgatgATCATGGATTCTTTCATGTGCAAGACCTTGACTTTTTTCATCATGTGCATGGCTCTGCAGGATG GTTTTGGGCTCCCTTTATCCGAGCGGGCAGAGCTGCCAGCTCAGGCTCCACATCCACTCCATGTTAGGACCAAACGCTGCTCCTGTAACAGCTGGGATGATAAAGAATGCATCTACTTCTGTCATCTAGATATTATATGGGTCAACACACCGAG taaACTTCTTCCATATGGTCTTGGTAACCCCTCGTCTCGTCGCCGTCGTTCAGCAGGCCGTTGCGAATGCCTCAACCCAGCCGATAAAACCTGCTCCACTTTCTGCCATAAAAG CTCAGAGAATCCAGAGATTGATGTTGTGGGCACGTTGggaaaatctgaaaacatgaaCAGAAGCAAATTGCTTTCATCTTTAAG ATCCATGTTCAAGTCCAACATGGCCATTCTGTCATCCAAAGACTGGAGTCAACAGACGTAA